In a single window of the Patagioenas fasciata isolate bPatFas1 chromosome 22, bPatFas1.hap1, whole genome shotgun sequence genome:
- the SLC35B1 gene encoding solute carrier family 35 member B1, translating to MKQPAPPAALPHAVLELPEPPEPPALSGRGASAMGASAGGAALPERLRLPVCFLGVFFCYFYYGILQESITRGRYGDGAQQERFTFALTLVFIQCVINAAFAKILIRVFDSGRGDRTRRWLYAACSLSYLGAMVSSNSALQFVSYPTQVLGKSCKPIPVMLLGVTLLRKKYPPAKYLCVLLIVAGVALFLYKPKKGAGSEDHVFGYGELLLLLSLTLDGLTGVSQDHMRAHYQTGSNHMMLNVNLWSTLFLGAGILFTGELWEFLRFTERHPGVISNILLFGLTSALGQSFIFMTVVYFGPLTCSIITTTRKFFTILASVILFANPISPMQWVGTVLVFLGLGLDAKFGKGVKKTSH from the exons ATGAAGCAGCCCGCTCCGCCGGCCGCGCTCCCTCATGCGGTGCTGGAGCTGCCGgagcccccggagcccccggcGCTGAGCGGCCGCGGCGCCTCCGCCATGGGAGCGAGCGCGGGGGGCGCCGCGCTGCCCGAGCGCCTCCGCCTGCCCGTCTGCTTCCTGGGCGTGTTCTTCTGCTACTTCTACTACGGCATCCTGCAGGAGAGCAT CACCCGCGGCCGCTACGGGGACGGCGCGCAGCAGGAGCGCTTCACGTTCGCGCTGACGCTCGTGTTCATCCAGTGTGTGATCAACGCCGCCTTCGCCAAGATCT TGATCCGCGTGTTCGACTCGGGCCGGGGGGATCGCACCCGCCGCTGGCTCTATGCCGCCTGCTCGCTCTCCTACCTGGGCGCCATGGTTTCCAGCAACTCGGCGCTGCAGTTCGTCAGCTACCCGACCCAg GTCCTAGGGAAATCCTGCAAGCCCATCCCAG TCATGCTCTTGGGAGTGACGCTGCTGAGGAAGAAGTATCCGCCGGCCAAGTACCTCTGTGTGCTCTTGATTGTGGCCGGCGTGGCCCTGTTCCTGTACAAGCCCAAAAAAGGGGCTGGGAGCGAGGACCACGTCTTTGGCTATGGAGAACTGCTCCTG CTGCTGTCCCTGACGCTGGACGGGCTGACCGGCGTGTCACAGGACCACATGAGAGCTCACTACCAGACAGGCTCCAACCACATGATGCTGAATGTTAATCTCTGGTCTACCCTGTTCCTGGGCGCTG GGATCCTGTTCACCGGAGAGCTCTGGGAGTTCCTGCGCTTCACGGAACGCCACCCCGGCGTCATCTCCAACATCCTGCTGTTCGGCCTGACGAGCGCGCTGGGGCAG agtTTTATTTTCATGACTGTGGTGTACTTCGGACCTCTGACCTGTTCCATCATCACCACAACCCGCAAGTTCTTCACCATTTTAGCGTCCGTCATCCTGTTTGCCAACCCCATCAGTCCGATGCAGTGGGTGGGGACGGTCCTGGTGTTCCTGG GCCTGGGACTCGATGCCAAATTTGGAAAGGGAGTAAAGAAGACTTCACATTGA
- the LOC136111908 gene encoding vasoactive intestinal polypeptide receptor 1-like isoform X2, with translation MRGLWQPPGACTMLVLLLTLLMLRVRATHPDCSIVLYFQEQEAECLEIIRTESQRPTPPGQQGCLTEWDGVSCWLAVPVGQSRAVTCPDILHVFKKSKALIRRNCTESGWSFPSPLYGNACELEAVSGSNDTEDKKGYFVTMKVLYTCGYSTSLAALILAIGIFSCFRKLHCTRNSIHIHFFTSFILRGAAVFIKDAVLFSDESVDHCTMSTVKCKAAIAFFQYSVLANFYWLLVEGMYLQTLLLLTFTSDKRYIWWYILIGWGVPMLTVCVWVVTRLQYDNHGCWDDYTSLYWWVIKAPILLAIFVNFFIFLNVTRMLARKIRCPDISKNYKQQYMRLTKSTLLLIPLFGVHYVVFALFPEHVGVDARLYFELVLGSYQGFLVALLYCFLNGEVQAEIKRNWGKWQSSMESNVLNLVTQDFTA, from the exons ATGAGGGGTCTGTGGCAGCCCCCCGGTGCCTGCACGATGCtggtcctgctgctcacactcctgATGCTGCGG GTGCGAGCGACACATCCCGATTGCTCCATTGTCCTCTATTTCCAAGAGCAAGAAGCTGAATGCCTGGAGATTATCAGGACTGAAAGCCAAAGGCCAACACCCCCCGGGCAGCAAG GCTGCCTGACCGAGTGGGACGGAGTGAGCTGCTGGTTGGCCGTGCCCGTCGGCCAGTCCCGAGCCGTCACCTGCCCTGACATCCTCCATGTCTTCAAGAAGTCCAAAG CACTGATCCGGAGGAACTGCACCGAGTCAGGATGGAGCTTCCCCAGCCCCCTCTATGGCAATGCCTGCGAGCTGGAGGCCGTCAGCGGCAGCAATGACACTGAGGACAAG AAAGGCTATTTTGTCACCATGAAGGTGCTTTACACCTGCGGCTACTCCACGTCCCTGGCAGCCCTGATCCTGGCCATCGGCATCTTCTCCTGCTTCAG GAAGCTGCATTGCACCCGGAACTCCATCCACATCCACTTCTTCACCTCCTTCATACTGCGCGGGGCTGCCGTGTTCATCAAGGATGCCGTCCTCTTCTCGGATGAGTCCGTTGACCACTGCACCATGTCGACG gTGAAATGCAAAGCAGCCATCGCCTTCTTCCAGTACTCAGTCCTGGCCAACTTCTACTGGCTGCTGGTGGAGGGCATGTACTTGCAgaccctgctgctgctcacctTCACCTCCGACAAGAGGTACATCTGGTGGTACATCCTCATCGGCTGGG gtgtccccatgctgacggTCTGTGTCTGGGTGGTCACCAGGCTGCAGTACGACAACCACGG GTGCTGGGATGACTACACCAGTCTCTACTGGTGGGTGATCAAGGCCCCCATCCTCCTGGCCATATTT GTgaacttcttcatcttcctcaatGTCACCAGAATGTTAGCGCGGAAGATCCGGTGCCCGGACATCAGCAAAAACTACAAGCAGCAGTACAT GAGGCTGACAAAATCCACACTGCTCCTCATCCCTCTCTTTGGGGTACACTACGTGGTGTTTGCGCTCTTCCCTGAGCACGTCGGTGTGGACGCCCGGCTGTACTTTGAGCTGGTCCTCGGCTCCTACCAG GGGTTCCTGGTGGCTCTGCTGTACTGCTTCCTGAATGGAGAG GTCCAGGCTGAGATCAAGAGGAACTGGGGCAAGTGGCAGTCGTCCATGGAGAGCAACGTCCTCAACCTGGTCACCCAAGACTTCACAGCGTGA
- the LOC136111908 gene encoding vasoactive intestinal polypeptide receptor 1-like isoform X1, with translation MRGLWQPPGACTMLVLLLTLLMLRVRATHPDCSIVLYFQEQEAECLEIIRTESQRPTPPGQQGCLTEWDGVSCWLAVPVGQSRAVTCPDILHVFKKSKALIRRNCTESGWSFPSPLYGNACELEAVSGSNDTEDKKGYFVTMKVLYTCGYSTSLAALILAIGIFSCFRKLHCTRNSIHIHFFTSFILRGAAVFIKDAVLFSDESVDHCTMSTVKCKAAIAFFQYSVLANFYWLLVEGMYLQTLLLLTFTSDKRYIWWYILIGWGVPMLTVCVWVVTRLQYDNHGCWDDYTSLYWWVIKAPILLAIFVNFFIFLNVTRMLARKIRCPDISKNYKQQYMRLTKSTLLLIPLFGVHYVVFALFPEHVGVDARLYFELVLGSYQGFLVALLYCFLNGEVRVPPVHTWSCRPPKRVHPNEHHTHAAMYRHPHPPHRSVVSVQVQAEIKRNWGKWQSSMESNVLNLVTQDFTA, from the exons ATGAGGGGTCTGTGGCAGCCCCCCGGTGCCTGCACGATGCtggtcctgctgctcacactcctgATGCTGCGG GTGCGAGCGACACATCCCGATTGCTCCATTGTCCTCTATTTCCAAGAGCAAGAAGCTGAATGCCTGGAGATTATCAGGACTGAAAGCCAAAGGCCAACACCCCCCGGGCAGCAAG GCTGCCTGACCGAGTGGGACGGAGTGAGCTGCTGGTTGGCCGTGCCCGTCGGCCAGTCCCGAGCCGTCACCTGCCCTGACATCCTCCATGTCTTCAAGAAGTCCAAAG CACTGATCCGGAGGAACTGCACCGAGTCAGGATGGAGCTTCCCCAGCCCCCTCTATGGCAATGCCTGCGAGCTGGAGGCCGTCAGCGGCAGCAATGACACTGAGGACAAG AAAGGCTATTTTGTCACCATGAAGGTGCTTTACACCTGCGGCTACTCCACGTCCCTGGCAGCCCTGATCCTGGCCATCGGCATCTTCTCCTGCTTCAG GAAGCTGCATTGCACCCGGAACTCCATCCACATCCACTTCTTCACCTCCTTCATACTGCGCGGGGCTGCCGTGTTCATCAAGGATGCCGTCCTCTTCTCGGATGAGTCCGTTGACCACTGCACCATGTCGACG gTGAAATGCAAAGCAGCCATCGCCTTCTTCCAGTACTCAGTCCTGGCCAACTTCTACTGGCTGCTGGTGGAGGGCATGTACTTGCAgaccctgctgctgctcacctTCACCTCCGACAAGAGGTACATCTGGTGGTACATCCTCATCGGCTGGG gtgtccccatgctgacggTCTGTGTCTGGGTGGTCACCAGGCTGCAGTACGACAACCACGG GTGCTGGGATGACTACACCAGTCTCTACTGGTGGGTGATCAAGGCCCCCATCCTCCTGGCCATATTT GTgaacttcttcatcttcctcaatGTCACCAGAATGTTAGCGCGGAAGATCCGGTGCCCGGACATCAGCAAAAACTACAAGCAGCAGTACAT GAGGCTGACAAAATCCACACTGCTCCTCATCCCTCTCTTTGGGGTACACTACGTGGTGTTTGCGCTCTTCCCTGAGCACGTCGGTGTGGACGCCCGGCTGTACTTTGAGCTGGTCCTCGGCTCCTACCAG GGGTTCCTGGTGGCTCTGCTGTACTGCTTCCTGAATGGAGAGGTGCGTGTCCCCCCCGTGCATACGTGGTCCTGCAGACCCCCCAAAAGGGTGCACCCCAATGAGCATCACACCCACGCAGCCATGTATCGGCATCCCCACCCTCcc CACCGGTCCGTGGTGTCGGTTCAGGTCCAGGCTGAGATCAAGAGGAACTGGGGCAAGTGGCAGTCGTCCATGGAGAGCAACGTCCTCAACCTGGTCACCCAAGACTTCACAGCGTGA